One Gimesia aquarii DNA segment encodes these proteins:
- a CDS encoding sodium:solute symporter family transporter, producing MSFLFNTNTSFPVVFAESGSDAALVAFLIYTAAVFVLAALSNRLLKSKSFISEYFLGSRGLGVWAFALTFAATSSSGGSFTGFPSKIYSHGWILALWIGSYMVVPICTMGFIGKRLNQVARRSGSITVPDVIRDRFQSPAFGLMAVSLIVFFMSFNLVAQFKAGSLILQTLLDGVSLFESTADGLANAVAGLPLLSSAESPEYLLCLLVFGIAVVLYTTYGGFHAVVWTDVMQGIVMVIGVIIMLPLAISQAGGLENTTRLMAKMTPPRVSDPDKGGITLTLNQPSQEIVNIDAGAWITDKPIPGSKVPLLFRVIRATEIPAGETTVNEVKVLQLTTLDDIERILSRRDKENFLDDVSVSNIDLKAYAYGEEGSQQGAYVVGPGPSQNRSSGFLPLSLAISFFFMWAISGTGQPANMVRLMAFNNTKTLQRSICTVAIYYTLIYFPLVIIFCCARVLLPGMEGQSDRIMPAMAVFLTENIGMGWLAGLLVAAPFAAVMSTVDSFLLLISSAWVRDVYQRNINPEASEKTIKLLSYLATFVIGTAAMVVAINPPKFLQDIIVYVGSGLAASFLAPIVYGLYWRRVNAAGAMGAMIGGFSVHLAMYVTGYFVNGSFFRPYQLFNFDPIIIGLFVSFVSGFIVTKLTAPPPDQLVQKYFYTTKTSS from the coding sequence TTGAGCTTTCTATTCAATACCAATACCAGTTTTCCGGTCGTGTTCGCCGAATCTGGTTCTGATGCGGCACTCGTTGCTTTTTTGATTTATACCGCTGCCGTGTTTGTATTGGCTGCGTTATCAAATCGTTTACTGAAGAGTAAAAGCTTTATCAGTGAATACTTTCTGGGAAGTCGTGGGCTAGGCGTCTGGGCATTTGCGTTGACGTTTGCTGCAACCAGTAGTTCTGGTGGAAGCTTTACTGGATTTCCGTCGAAAATCTACTCACATGGTTGGATCCTCGCGCTCTGGATTGGGAGTTATATGGTAGTGCCAATCTGTACGATGGGTTTCATCGGCAAGCGGCTCAATCAGGTAGCACGCCGTTCCGGGTCCATCACAGTGCCTGATGTCATTCGTGACCGATTTCAAAGTCCGGCCTTTGGACTGATGGCGGTCTCATTAATTGTCTTTTTTATGTCGTTTAATCTGGTCGCGCAATTTAAAGCCGGTAGCTTAATCTTACAAACGCTGCTGGATGGTGTGTCACTGTTTGAAAGCACTGCAGATGGATTAGCGAATGCCGTTGCAGGTCTGCCGCTTCTTTCTTCTGCAGAGAGTCCTGAGTATCTTTTGTGTTTGTTAGTCTTTGGAATCGCAGTCGTCCTCTATACCACCTATGGTGGTTTTCATGCTGTGGTATGGACCGATGTCATGCAGGGGATTGTGATGGTTATTGGCGTGATCATCATGCTGCCATTGGCAATTTCACAGGCAGGGGGTTTAGAAAATACCACCAGACTGATGGCTAAAATGACACCACCGCGTGTCTCAGATCCAGATAAAGGGGGAATTACTCTCACACTGAATCAACCCAGCCAGGAGATTGTCAATATTGATGCCGGTGCCTGGATTACTGATAAGCCAATTCCTGGTTCAAAGGTGCCACTTTTATTTCGTGTCATTCGCGCGACAGAAATCCCGGCAGGCGAGACTACCGTGAATGAAGTTAAGGTACTTCAACTGACCACACTTGATGATATTGAACGCATACTGAGCCGTAGAGACAAAGAAAATTTTCTGGATGATGTGAGTGTTTCAAATATTGACTTGAAAGCCTACGCTTATGGTGAAGAGGGTAGTCAACAGGGGGCGTATGTGGTAGGTCCTGGACCAAGCCAAAATCGTTCCAGTGGTTTTTTGCCTTTGAGTCTGGCGATTTCCTTTTTCTTCATGTGGGCGATCTCCGGTACGGGACAACCGGCGAACATGGTCCGGTTGATGGCCTTTAATAATACAAAAACGCTACAGCGATCGATTTGTACGGTCGCCATTTATTACACACTGATTTATTTTCCGCTCGTGATCATCTTCTGTTGTGCTCGTGTTCTGTTGCCGGGTATGGAAGGCCAGTCAGACCGCATTATGCCGGCAATGGCAGTTTTCTTGACAGAGAATATCGGTATGGGCTGGTTGGCAGGTCTGTTGGTGGCTGCCCCCTTCGCAGCTGTGATGTCAACGGTCGACAGTTTTCTGCTTCTGATCTCTTCGGCCTGGGTTCGCGATGTGTATCAGCGGAATATCAATCCTGAAGCCAGTGAGAAGACTATTAAGCTTTTGAGTTATCTTGCCACATTTGTGATCGGAACAGCAGCGATGGTCGTGGCGATTAATCCGCCGAAATTTTTGCAGGATATTATTGTTTATGTAGGCAGCGGTTTAGCAGCCAGTTTTCTGGCACCAATTGTCTATGGCTTATACTGGCGACGAGTCAATGCGGCGGGGGCGATGGGGGCGATGATCGGTGGGTTTTCCGTGCATCTTGCCATGTATGTCACCGGATATTTTGTGAATGGGAGTTTCTTCCGTCCTTATCAATTGTTTAACTTCGATCCCATTATCATTGGACTATTTGTGTCTTTCGTTTCTGGATTTATCGTAACGAAACTGACCGCACCACCTCCGGATCAATTAGTACAAAAATATTTTTACACAACCAAGACCAGTTCCTGA
- a CDS encoding metallophosphoesterase gives MKFLKRFATILAITAFVLPVYAEQLPPAKEGTFSIAIIPDTQHYTGKGTGRKTQTQSPTANPFFESITDCIIKEKDRQRIVFVSHVGDIVDINNDEQWAVAWKCMNKLHGKVPYGISVGNHDMITKNGDSSLFQKYFPKSRFTQFDWYGGCYEPLMGETKISGNNANSFQLFSVSGMDFIIVHLECNAPDPVLAWVDQILEQNSNRRAMITTHMDLGPLNRPQNSRDYFDAPKGRMKWKKCHGAQGNTSQQMWEKCFRKHKNLFLICCGDQSRTQALHQTVKGAQDNPVHELLSDYGVHGFRLMRFIPDQNRIEVRTWNPVTQKLCEKTKIVPNRDRHQFTLEYSMTSN, from the coding sequence ATGAAATTCTTAAAGAGATTCGCTACGATCCTCGCCATTACAGCATTTGTCCTTCCCGTTTACGCAGAGCAACTCCCCCCTGCAAAAGAAGGAACGTTCAGCATTGCCATCATCCCAGATACACAACATTACACAGGCAAAGGAACTGGGCGTAAAACTCAAACTCAGTCTCCCACAGCCAATCCGTTTTTTGAATCAATCACAGACTGCATTATCAAAGAAAAAGATCGACAACGCATCGTTTTTGTCAGTCATGTCGGTGACATTGTCGATATCAACAATGACGAACAATGGGCGGTTGCCTGGAAATGTATGAATAAGTTACATGGCAAGGTTCCCTATGGAATCAGTGTGGGCAATCATGACATGATCACAAAAAACGGCGATTCTTCTCTGTTTCAAAAATACTTTCCCAAATCGCGTTTCACTCAGTTCGACTGGTACGGTGGTTGTTATGAACCCCTCATGGGGGAAACCAAAATTTCGGGTAATAATGCCAACAGCTTTCAATTGTTTTCTGTTTCCGGCATGGATTTCATTATAGTCCATCTGGAATGTAACGCACCCGATCCCGTACTGGCCTGGGTAGACCAGATTTTGGAACAAAACTCCAACCGAAGAGCCATGATCACCACCCATATGGACCTGGGACCACTCAATCGCCCTCAAAATTCACGCGATTATTTTGATGCTCCCAAAGGACGCATGAAATGGAAAAAATGTCATGGTGCCCAGGGCAATACATCTCAACAAATGTGGGAGAAGTGTTTTCGGAAACACAAAAATCTCTTCCTCATCTGCTGTGGCGACCAAAGTCGCACTCAAGCTCTACATCAGACTGTGAAAGGTGCACAGGATAACCCGGTCCATGAACTTCTTTCAGATTACGGAGTCCATGGCTTTCGGCTGATGAGATTTATTCCCGATCAAAACCGGATTGAAGTCCGTACCTGGAATCCCGTCACTCAAAAGTTATGCGAGAAAACCAAAATTGTTCCGAACC